The proteins below come from a single Parazoarcus communis genomic window:
- a CDS encoding deoxyguanosinetriphosphate triphosphohydrolase — protein MSQESGLASYAVTVGNSRGRQHDEPPPSGRSDFQRDRDRVIHSTAFRRLEYKTQVFVNHEGDLFRTRLTHSIEVAQLTRSISRALCLNEDLAEAIALAHDLGHTPFGHAGQDALNACMKAYGGFEHNLQSLRTVDLLEEHYAAFDGLNLMYETREGVLKHCSRPNAEQLGELGKRFLDGTQPSLEAQLANLADEIAYNNHDVDDGLRSGLITMEQLDEVPVFADHRRAVEARWPGLNGRKLIHETIRRMVDSMALDLIAQTRRNIVDAGVSTLDEVRLAPRLVSYSAEQWPRLQALKVFLRENLYWHYQVLRMTDKARRIIGDLFSAFMADPRLLPPQYQTKAQTDKPRAIADYIAGMTDRYAMKEHRRLFAVGEIH, from the coding sequence GTGAGTCAGGAAAGCGGGCTGGCGAGCTACGCCGTAACGGTCGGAAACAGCCGCGGACGCCAGCACGATGAGCCGCCACCCAGCGGGCGCTCGGACTTTCAGCGCGACCGCGATCGGGTGATTCACTCCACGGCGTTTCGGCGTCTTGAGTACAAGACACAGGTCTTCGTCAATCACGAGGGCGACCTGTTTCGCACGCGCCTCACCCACAGCATCGAGGTTGCCCAGCTCACGCGCAGCATTTCACGCGCGCTGTGCTTGAACGAGGATCTCGCCGAGGCGATTGCGCTGGCTCACGACCTCGGGCACACGCCTTTCGGTCATGCGGGTCAGGATGCGCTCAATGCCTGCATGAAAGCTTATGGCGGGTTCGAGCACAACTTGCAGTCGTTGCGCACGGTCGACCTGCTCGAAGAGCACTACGCGGCCTTCGACGGGCTCAACCTGATGTACGAAACACGCGAGGGGGTGCTGAAGCACTGCTCGCGTCCGAATGCGGAGCAATTGGGCGAACTTGGAAAGCGCTTTCTTGATGGCACTCAACCCTCTCTCGAAGCGCAGTTGGCAAATCTTGCTGACGAGATTGCCTACAACAACCACGATGTCGATGACGGTTTGCGATCGGGCTTGATTACCATGGAGCAGCTCGATGAAGTGCCGGTGTTTGCGGACCACAGGCGTGCTGTCGAGGCGCGCTGGCCGGGGCTGAACGGACGCAAGCTCATTCATGAAACGATCCGGCGCATGGTGGATAGCATGGCGCTGGACCTGATCGCTCAAACGCGTCGGAACATTGTGGATGCCGGGGTGAGTACGCTTGATGAAGTGAGGCTTGCGCCGCGGCTGGTGTCTTACTCGGCCGAGCAGTGGCCTCGTCTGCAGGCGCTGAAGGTCTTTCTGCGCGAAAATCTGTACTGGCACTATCAGGTGCTGCGCATGACTGACAAGGCGCGTCGCATCATTGGCGATCTGTTTTCGGCGTTCATGGCGGATCCTCGCCTGCTGCCGCCGCAGTATCAAACCAAGGCGCAGACCGACAAGCCGAGGGCGATTGCCGACTATATCGCCGGGATGACAGATCGCTACGCGATGAAAGAGCATCGCCGGCTCTTCGCTGTCGGCGAAATACACTGA
- a CDS encoding glutamate synthase-related protein → MDLPQKQGLYDPANEHDACGVGFIAHIKGKKSHDIILQGLEILKNLDHRGAVGADPLQGDGAGILIQIPDQLYREDMAARGVTLPAPGEYGVAMVFMPKEAASRLACEEEIERAVRAEGQVLLGWRDVPTNADMPMSPTVKAKEPVIRQVFVGRGPDVMVTEALERKLYVTRRRAANAINALNLKHGQEFYMVSMSARTVNYKGLLLATQVGEYFLDLVDPRATSALSLVHQRFSTNTFPKWNLAHPFRYIAHNGEINTVRGNYNWMRAREKGVSSPLLGADLEKIWPLIYPGQSDSAAFDNALELLVMSGYSMAHAVMMMIPEAWESHTQMDEKRRAFYEYHAAMMEPWDGPAAVAFTDGRQIGATLDRNGLRPARYLVTDDDLVVMASESGVLPIPDSKIVKKWRLQPGKMFLIDMEQGRIIDDKELKDSLASVRPYTDWLSRINIKLDGLDVPAGAAAPDCVASLLDRQQAFGYSQEDIKFILEPMGKTGEEGTGSMGNDSPLAVLSSREKVLYSYFRQLFAQVTNPPIDPIREQLVMSLVSFIGPKPNLLEINEINPPFRLEVTQPVLDFGDMAKIRNIARFTNNKFRSAELDICYPVSWGKEGVEARLASLCAEAENAVLQGSNILIVSDRKVTVDQVAIPALLALSAIHQHLVTKGLRTRAGLVVETGSARETHHFAVLAGYGAEAVHPYIALETLQQLAGDEETGAKYIKHFVKGVGKGLMKVMSKMGISTYMSYTGAQIFEAVGLQSAMVDKYFTGTTTQIEGISVFEVMEEAIRLHQKAFSPDPVLANMLDAGGEYAYRIRGEEHMWTPDAIAKLQHSTRSNKYDTYKEYAKIINDQSRRHMTLRGLFEIKPAGAPVELDEVESAKEIVKRFATGAMSLGSISTEAHTTLAVAMNRIGGKSNTGEGGEDPMRFKPITQTTKLSQIIGEGRIERDLELGAGDSLRSSIKQVASGRFGVTTEYLVNADQIQIKMAQGAKPGEGGQLPGHKVSEYIGFLRHSVPGVGLISPPPHHDIYSIEDLAQLIHDLKNANSRADISVKLVSEIGVGTVAAGVAKAKADHIVIAGHDGGTGASPWSSIKYAGSPWELGLAETQQTLVLNRLRSRIRLQVDGQIKTGRDVVVGALLGADEFGFATAPLVVEGCIMMRKCHLNTCPVGVATQDPELRKRFSGQPEHVVNFFFFIAEEVRELMAQLGIRKFDDLIGRADLLDMKKGIQHWKARGLDYSRIFYRPNVPASVPRLHTEIQDHGLEKALDNQLIALAAPALDKGERVSIDLPVRNVNRTVGTMLSGRVAQKYGHAGLPDGTIHVRLTGTAGQAFGAFLARGVTLELIGEGNDYVGKGLSGGRIIVRPQAEFRGTTADNIIIGNTVLYGATEGEVYLAGVGGERFAVRNSGATAVVEGVGDHGCEYMTGGTVVVLGETGRNFAAGMSGGVAYVLDQDGSFEQRCNMAQVALEPLPEEVEARKGTEAGDDLESHGRVAIDHLSMGDELILKGLIERHARFTSSPRAREILDNWTAWRTKFVKVMPNEYRRALAEMAEQRQKQLEAA, encoded by the coding sequence ATGGATCTCCCCCAGAAGCAGGGTCTGTACGATCCCGCGAACGAACATGATGCCTGCGGCGTGGGTTTCATTGCCCACATCAAGGGTAAGAAGTCTCACGATATCATTCTGCAGGGCCTTGAGATCCTGAAGAATCTGGATCACAGGGGCGCAGTTGGTGCAGACCCCCTGCAGGGCGATGGTGCCGGCATCCTGATCCAGATTCCCGATCAGCTTTATCGCGAAGACATGGCGGCCAGGGGCGTCACCCTGCCGGCGCCCGGTGAGTACGGCGTTGCCATGGTGTTCATGCCCAAGGAAGCGGCTTCGCGTCTTGCCTGTGAGGAAGAAATCGAGCGCGCCGTGCGCGCCGAAGGTCAGGTTCTGCTGGGCTGGCGTGATGTGCCGACCAACGCCGACATGCCGATGTCGCCGACGGTCAAGGCCAAGGAGCCGGTGATTCGCCAGGTCTTCGTCGGCCGTGGTCCCGACGTCATGGTGACCGAAGCGCTTGAGCGCAAGCTCTACGTGACCCGTCGTCGTGCCGCAAACGCGATCAACGCGCTCAACCTCAAGCACGGTCAGGAGTTCTACATGGTTTCCATGTCGGCCCGCACCGTGAACTACAAGGGCCTGCTGCTCGCGACCCAGGTTGGCGAATACTTCCTCGACCTCGTCGACCCGCGTGCCACCTCGGCGTTGTCGCTGGTGCACCAGCGCTTCTCGACCAACACCTTCCCGAAGTGGAACCTCGCGCACCCGTTCCGCTACATCGCGCACAACGGCGAAATCAACACCGTTCGCGGCAACTACAACTGGATGCGTGCCCGCGAGAAGGGCGTGTCGTCGCCGCTGCTGGGTGCCGATCTGGAAAAGATCTGGCCGCTGATCTACCCCGGTCAGTCCGACTCTGCCGCCTTCGACAACGCGCTCGAATTGCTCGTGATGAGCGGCTACTCGATGGCGCACGCGGTGATGATGATGATTCCGGAAGCCTGGGAATCGCACACCCAGATGGACGAGAAGCGTCGTGCCTTCTACGAATACCACGCTGCAATGATGGAGCCGTGGGACGGCCCGGCTGCGGTCGCGTTCACCGACGGCCGCCAGATCGGCGCGACCCTCGACCGTAACGGCCTGCGTCCCGCGCGTTATCTCGTCACCGATGACGACCTCGTAGTGATGGCGTCCGAGTCCGGCGTGCTGCCGATCCCCGACAGCAAGATCGTCAAGAAGTGGCGTCTGCAGCCGGGCAAGATGTTCCTGATCGACATGGAGCAGGGTCGCATCATCGACGACAAGGAACTCAAGGACAGCCTGGCCTCGGTTCGTCCCTACACCGACTGGCTGTCGCGTATCAACATCAAGCTTGACGGTCTCGACGTACCTGCCGGTGCCGCCGCACCCGACTGCGTTGCCAGTCTGCTCGATCGTCAGCAGGCATTTGGCTACAGCCAGGAAGACATCAAGTTCATTCTTGAGCCGATGGGCAAGACGGGCGAGGAAGGCACGGGCTCGATGGGTAACGACTCGCCGCTGGCGGTGCTGTCGTCCCGTGAGAAGGTGCTCTACAGCTACTTCCGTCAGCTCTTCGCACAGGTCACCAATCCGCCGATCGACCCGATCCGCGAGCAGCTGGTGATGTCGCTGGTGTCCTTCATCGGACCCAAGCCGAACCTGCTCGAAATCAACGAGATCAACCCGCCGTTCCGCCTCGAAGTGACGCAGCCGGTGCTGGATTTCGGCGACATGGCCAAGATCCGCAACATCGCGCGCTTCACCAACAACAAGTTCCGTTCCGCAGAACTGGATATCTGCTATCCGGTCAGCTGGGGCAAGGAAGGCGTGGAGGCACGTCTGGCTTCGCTGTGCGCCGAGGCAGAAAACGCGGTGCTGCAGGGCAGCAACATCCTGATCGTCTCCGACCGCAAGGTCACGGTCGACCAGGTCGCGATTCCTGCACTGCTGGCGCTGTCGGCCATTCACCAGCACCTGGTCACCAAGGGGCTGCGTACCCGTGCGGGCCTGGTGGTCGAAACCGGTTCGGCGCGCGAAACGCATCACTTCGCAGTACTGGCAGGTTACGGTGCGGAAGCGGTTCACCCCTACATCGCCCTCGAAACGCTCCAGCAACTGGCGGGTGACGAGGAAACCGGTGCGAAGTACATCAAGCACTTCGTCAAGGGTGTGGGCAAGGGCCTGATGAAGGTCATGTCCAAGATGGGCATCTCGACCTACATGTCCTACACCGGTGCGCAGATCTTCGAAGCCGTCGGCCTGCAGAGCGCGATGGTGGACAAGTACTTCACCGGCACCACCACGCAGATCGAAGGGATCAGCGTGTTCGAAGTCATGGAAGAGGCAATCCGCCTGCACCAGAAGGCGTTCAGTCCCGACCCCGTGCTGGCGAACATGCTCGACGCCGGTGGCGAGTACGCGTACCGCATCCGTGGCGAAGAACACATGTGGACGCCGGACGCGATTGCCAAGCTGCAGCACTCGACGCGCTCGAACAAGTACGACACCTACAAGGAATACGCCAAGATCATCAACGACCAGAGCCGTCGTCACATGACGCTGCGCGGTCTGTTCGAGATCAAGCCTGCAGGTGCCCCGGTTGAGCTCGACGAAGTCGAGTCGGCCAAGGAGATCGTAAAGCGCTTTGCAACGGGTGCGATGTCGCTCGGTTCAATCTCGACCGAAGCGCACACCACGCTGGCCGTGGCGATGAACCGCATTGGCGGCAAATCGAACACCGGCGAGGGTGGCGAAGACCCGATGCGCTTCAAGCCGATCACGCAGACGACGAAGCTGTCGCAGATCATCGGCGAAGGCCGGATCGAGCGCGACCTCGAACTGGGTGCCGGCGATTCGCTGCGTTCGTCCATCAAGCAGGTCGCATCGGGACGCTTCGGTGTCACCACCGAGTACCTGGTCAACGCCGACCAGATCCAGATCAAGATGGCCCAGGGCGCCAAGCCCGGCGAAGGCGGTCAGCTGCCCGGTCACAAGGTGTCCGAGTACATCGGCTTCCTGCGTCACTCGGTACCGGGCGTCGGCCTGATTTCGCCCCCGCCGCACCATGACATCTACTCGATCGAAGATCTGGCGCAGCTGATCCATGACCTCAAGAACGCCAACTCGCGCGCCGATATCTCGGTGAAGCTGGTGTCCGAGATCGGTGTGGGTACCGTTGCCGCAGGCGTGGCCAAGGCCAAGGCCGACCACATCGTGATCGCCGGTCATGACGGTGGCACCGGTGCGTCGCCGTGGTCGTCGATCAAGTACGCGGGTTCGCCGTGGGAACTCGGTCTTGCCGAAACCCAGCAGACCCTCGTGCTGAACCGTCTGCGCAGCCGTATCCGCCTGCAGGTTGACGGTCAGATCAAGACCGGTCGCGACGTCGTCGTCGGCGCCCTGCTGGGTGCAGACGAGTTTGGCTTTGCCACCGCGCCGCTGGTCGTCGAGGGCTGCATCATGATGCGCAAATGCCACCTCAACACCTGTCCGGTGGGTGTGGCGACGCAGGACCCGGAGCTGCGCAAGCGCTTCTCCGGTCAGCCCGAGCATGTGGTCAACTTCTTCTTCTTCATTGCCGAGGAAGTGCGCGAACTGATGGCCCAGCTGGGCATCCGCAAGTTCGACGACCTCATTGGCCGTGCCGACCTGCTCGACATGAAGAAGGGCATCCAGCACTGGAAGGCGCGCGGTCTCGATTACTCGCGCATCTTCTATCGCCCGAATGTGCCTGCCAGCGTGCCGCGTCTGCATACCGAGATCCAGGATCACGGTCTGGAGAAGGCGCTCGACAACCAGCTCATCGCTCTCGCCGCACCTGCGCTCGACAAGGGTGAGCGCGTGTCCATCGACCTGCCGGTGCGCAACGTCAACCGTACGGTGGGCACCATGCTCTCCGGCCGTGTTGCACAGAAGTACGGTCATGCCGGTTTGCCGGACGGCACCATTCACGTCCGTCTGACGGGGACTGCAGGCCAGGCCTTCGGTGCCTTCCTTGCGCGTGGCGTCACGCTTGAGCTGATCGGCGAGGGTAACGACTACGTGGGCAAGGGCCTGTCGGGTGGTCGCATCATCGTGCGTCCGCAAGCCGAGTTCCGCGGCACCACGGCGGACAACATCATCATCGGCAACACCGTGCTCTACGGTGCGACCGAAGGTGAGGTCTATCTGGCGGGCGTCGGCGGCGAACGCTTTGCCGTGCGTAACTCCGGCGCGACTGCGGTGGTCGAGGGTGTGGGCGACCATGGTTGCGAATACATGACTGGCGGCACCGTCGTCGTGCTCGGCGAGACCGGCCGCAACTTCGCTGCCGGCATGTCGGGTGGTGTGGCTTACGTGCTCGACCAGGACGGCAGCTTCGAGCAGCGCTGCAACATGGCGCAGGTGGCGCTTGAGCCGCTGCCCGAGGAAGTCGAGGCGCGCAAGGGCACGGAGGCCGGTGACGACCTCGAGTCGCATGGCCGCGTCGCGATCGACCACCTGAGCATGGGCGACGAGCTCATTCTCAAGGGGCTGATCGAGCGTCATGCGCGCTTTACCAGCAGCCCGCGTGCGCGAGAGATTCTCGACAACTGGACGGCGTGGCGGACCAAGTTCGTCAAGGTAATGCCGAATGAATATCGTCGTGCGCTCGCCGAGATGGCCGAGCAACGTCAGAAGCAACTGGAGGCGGCGTAA
- the aroB gene encoding 3-dehydroquinate synthase: MRTLNVALGARAYPIHIGGSLLDCPELILPHLKTRRVVIVTNDVVGPLYLARLQSGLEALDVGVSAVVLPDGERHKDWQTLNLIFDALLGDRCERSTTLIALGGGVVGDMGGFAAACYQRGMPFIQVPTTLLAQVDSSVGGKTAINHPLGKNMIGAFYQPRLVLADTSVLNTLPPRELAAGLAEVIKYGLIRDHEFLEWLEANLDRLLERDPEALAFAIERSCSNKAEVVAADETEQGERALLNLGHTFGHAIEAGLGYGVCLHGEAVAIGTMMAAELSLRLGWLSAAELTRIETLFCRAGLPVTGPKLGVERYLDLMSHDKKVEAGRLRLVLLRGLGKAVMHADSPATDLAAAIEARCP, from the coding sequence ATGCGAACACTGAATGTGGCGCTCGGTGCCCGGGCGTATCCAATTCACATCGGCGGCAGTCTTCTTGATTGTCCCGAATTGATTCTTCCTCACCTCAAGACGCGACGCGTGGTGATCGTCACCAACGACGTGGTTGGGCCGCTTTACCTCGCGCGACTGCAGTCCGGACTCGAAGCGCTGGACGTAGGGGTGAGCGCGGTCGTGCTGCCCGATGGCGAACGTCACAAAGACTGGCAAACCCTCAATCTGATATTCGATGCACTCCTCGGAGACCGCTGTGAGCGCTCTACCACGCTGATTGCGCTTGGCGGGGGCGTCGTGGGCGACATGGGCGGATTTGCAGCTGCCTGCTACCAGCGCGGCATGCCATTCATTCAGGTCCCCACCACCTTGCTTGCTCAGGTGGACTCTTCGGTAGGTGGCAAGACTGCAATCAATCATCCGCTCGGCAAGAACATGATTGGTGCCTTCTATCAGCCACGACTGGTGCTCGCAGATACCTCCGTGCTTAATACACTGCCGCCCCGCGAACTGGCCGCTGGTCTCGCGGAGGTTATCAAGTACGGATTGATTCGCGACCACGAGTTTCTGGAATGGCTTGAAGCCAATCTCGACCGACTGCTTGAGCGCGATCCGGAGGCCCTGGCCTTTGCGATCGAGCGCTCCTGCAGCAACAAGGCCGAGGTGGTCGCGGCAGACGAGACTGAGCAGGGTGAGCGTGCCTTGCTCAACCTGGGCCATACCTTCGGGCATGCGATCGAGGCTGGTCTCGGTTACGGGGTGTGTCTGCATGGCGAGGCCGTGGCGATCGGTACCATGATGGCAGCGGAGCTCTCGCTGCGCCTCGGGTGGCTGAGTGCCGCCGAGCTTACGCGCATCGAAACCTTGTTTTGCCGAGCGGGATTGCCGGTGACCGGGCCGAAGCTTGGCGTGGAGCGCTATCTCGACTTGATGTCGCATGACAAAAAGGTCGAGGCCGGGCGCTTGCGTCTGGTCCTGTTGCGTGGGCTCGGCAAGGCAGTCATGCATGCTGATTCGCCCGCGACCGACCTTGCTGCGGCTATCGAGGCCCGGTGCCCGTGA
- a CDS encoding glutamate synthase subunit beta, protein MGKPTGFLEYQRLSEGYEPVPERLKGYKEFVLRLSDEDAAIQGARCMDCGIPFCNNGCPVNNIIPDWNDLVYRGDWKQAIEVLHSTNNFPEFTGRICPAPCEAACTLNINNEAVGIKSIEHAIIDKAWDEGWVLPQPAAVKTGKKVAVVGSGPAGLANAQQLARAGHDVTVFEKNDRAGGLLRYGIPDFKMEKGLIDRRIEQMEAEGVTFRTGVVVGTKDMPSRIICDAKEVVTAESLMAEFDAVVLAGGSEVPRDLPVPGRDLDGVHFALEFLIPQNKQVAGDKPNPISADGCNVVVIGGGDTGSDCVGTSYRHGAKSVTQFEVMPQPPEQENKALTWPYWPIKLRTSSSHVEGDTKREYAIGTKEFVGENGKLTGVRTVHLEWKDGRMAEVAGTEKVYPAERVFLAMGFTNPVGGVLEAFGVDKDGRGNAKATTDGEGCYATNVAKVFAAGDVRRGQSLVVWAIREGRQCARAVDEFLMGASVLPR, encoded by the coding sequence ATGGGCAAGCCAACCGGATTTCTGGAGTATCAGCGTCTGTCGGAGGGCTACGAGCCCGTTCCGGAGCGACTGAAAGGGTACAAGGAGTTCGTGCTTCGTCTTTCCGACGAGGATGCGGCAATTCAGGGTGCGCGCTGCATGGACTGCGGCATCCCATTCTGCAATAACGGCTGCCCGGTAAACAACATCATTCCGGACTGGAATGATCTGGTTTATCGCGGTGACTGGAAGCAGGCGATCGAAGTGCTGCACTCCACCAACAACTTCCCCGAGTTCACCGGCCGTATTTGCCCGGCACCGTGTGAGGCGGCCTGTACGCTGAACATCAACAATGAAGCGGTGGGCATCAAGTCGATTGAGCACGCGATCATCGACAAGGCCTGGGATGAGGGCTGGGTGCTGCCGCAACCGGCTGCGGTCAAGACCGGCAAGAAGGTTGCCGTGGTCGGCTCCGGCCCTGCCGGTCTGGCCAATGCCCAGCAACTGGCGCGTGCGGGTCACGACGTTACGGTGTTCGAAAAGAACGACCGTGCAGGTGGTCTGCTGCGCTACGGCATTCCCGACTTCAAGATGGAGAAGGGCCTGATCGATCGTCGTATCGAGCAGATGGAGGCCGAAGGGGTCACCTTCCGCACCGGCGTGGTGGTCGGTACGAAGGACATGCCGTCCCGCATCATCTGTGATGCGAAGGAAGTCGTCACCGCCGAGTCGCTGATGGCCGAGTTCGACGCCGTGGTGCTCGCGGGTGGTTCGGAAGTGCCGCGCGATCTGCCGGTTCCGGGGCGTGATCTCGACGGCGTGCATTTCGCGCTCGAGTTCCTGATCCCGCAGAACAAGCAGGTTGCAGGCGACAAGCCGAATCCGATCTCCGCCGACGGCTGTAACGTGGTGGTGATCGGCGGTGGTGACACCGGCTCCGACTGTGTCGGCACCAGCTATCGTCACGGCGCCAAGTCGGTGACCCAGTTCGAAGTGATGCCGCAGCCGCCCGAGCAGGAGAACAAGGCGCTGACCTGGCCGTACTGGCCGATCAAGCTGCGCACCTCTTCCTCGCACGTCGAAGGCGATACCAAGCGTGAATACGCGATCGGTACCAAGGAGTTCGTCGGCGAGAACGGCAAGCTGACCGGCGTGCGCACCGTTCATCTCGAGTGGAAGGATGGCCGCATGGCTGAAGTTGCTGGCACCGAAAAGGTCTACCCGGCCGAGCGTGTGTTCCTTGCCATGGGCTTCACCAATCCGGTGGGCGGTGTGCTCGAAGCCTTCGGTGTGGATAAGGACGGGCGCGGCAATGCCAAGGCAACGACCGATGGCGAGGGCTGCTACGCGACCAACGTTGCGAAGGTGTTTGCCGCGGGCGACGTCCGTCGTGGCCAGTCGCTGGTGGTGTGGGCGATCCGTGAAGGCCGTCAGTGCGCGCGTGCGGTGGACGAGTTCCTGATGGGGGCGAGCGTTCTGCCCCGTTAA
- a CDS encoding shikimate kinase → MTCLILIGMMGAGKTTVGRELAKRRRMRFADCDHEIVARTGVTIPTIFEIEGEDGFRRREAQALDELTLETDLVLATGGGVVLDAGNRALLTQRGIVIYLNVPPQILWERTRHDRNRPLLRVENPRQRIEELHRIRDPLYREVADLVVDGGRGNPGAMVRQIEKALATLDKTSCEH, encoded by the coding sequence GTGACTTGTCTGATACTGATCGGCATGATGGGTGCCGGAAAAACGACTGTAGGGCGCGAGCTTGCAAAGCGCAGAAGGATGCGCTTTGCCGATTGCGACCATGAGATCGTTGCGCGTACAGGGGTCACCATACCCACCATTTTTGAAATTGAGGGTGAAGACGGCTTTCGTCGGCGCGAAGCGCAGGCGCTTGACGAGCTCACGCTTGAGACGGATCTCGTTCTGGCTACGGGTGGTGGCGTGGTGCTTGACGCCGGAAACCGGGCTTTGCTCACGCAGCGGGGTATCGTGATCTACCTGAACGTCCCACCCCAGATTCTCTGGGAGCGCACGCGCCATGATCGCAACCGGCCGTTGCTGCGGGTTGAGAATCCGCGTCAGCGGATCGAGGAGCTTCACCGCATCCGTGATCCGCTCTATCGTGAAGTTGCAGACCTGGTGGTTGATGGCGGTCGCGGAAACCCCGGCGCCATGGTGCGTCAGATCGAGAAGGCGCTTGCTACTCTGGATAAGACTTCATGCGAACACTGA